Genomic segment of Arachis stenosperma cultivar V10309 chromosome 4, arast.V10309.gnm1.PFL2, whole genome shotgun sequence:
GTGTCAATGGCACTGGACATTTTCAATGAGCAGATACAAACGTATTAGAAActcaaccttgtagttcatcagTCTCAATATCTGCTGGTCTGCAAAACAAAACAGCCAATGGTTCAGTAATGGCAGAAAGTAACCCAAATCATTCTGGTTTAGCGAATCCAAATAGCTCTGACTTTGCAACTAGGAATAGCTATTTGACTAGAACATTATTGCAGGCTGCAGCGGATGTTGAAAGGTTAAATAAGGTAAATCAATTGTAAGATTATGAGGTTTTGTTTATTTCATGAGATCACTTGGTATTATTGCTTCTTGTTTCAATATTTACTCTGAGGGATGGTAGAGTTGTTGTAATATGCACAGATTTATTCAACTTTTATTGTAATACTTGTGTAACATCATGTTTGAATGTGTTTTGCTGCAGACTTTGCGTTCTAATTCTAGAGCAGGCAGTCTTCCAAGGACCTGCAATAATGGAAAATATTCATTAGGCACCAACCAAAGATGCCATACCTTCTCCCCTTCCAACAATAGGACAAAGGGCAGCCCTGCTTTCTCCTCTGCCAACTACAGGGCAAATAGTATACCATCTGTATCTAGTGTGAATGATAGGCTTGCCTTACCCCCTGCAAAGAACAGGACAAATGAGATAGTATCTACTGTAAATGATAGATCTTTATTGTTAGACAAATCGAGGAGTGAAGAATATGAAATGCCAACGCCACTAACTCGAGGTCCTCGGGGTAGTTACACTGGTTTTCTCCTACAATCTTCAACTACTAAGAATGACTTTGCAATCACAATATGCAGAGATAAATATAACCTTCCAGATTTCCAAACTGAATATGAAACTGCTAAATTTTATGTCATTAAATCTTTCAATGAAGATGACATTCATAAGAGCATTAAATATGATGTTTGGACTAGCACCTCATATGGAAATAAGAAGTTGAACGATGCATTCCGTAGTGCAGAAGCTAAATCGATCCAGACAAGGACAAAGTGTCCAGTCTTCCTGTTCTTCTCGGTGAGTTTCGATCATTTTATGTTCTTATTTCTTTAGATTAAATTATCTTATTAGAAGATGAGCatattttccttttggttttaTGTCCAATAATTGCATATGTCCATATTCTTGGATTGTTGGTTCAAAATTCTTGTTACCTAAGACCATATTTCTTTAATCTAACATATATTGTTGAATTTGGAGTTCATATCCTTACATCTTTATTCATGAATTTTCTTAGATTGGATATGTATTTATGTGTTGTCAAATTAGGTGAATGCTAGCCGGCAGTTTGTTGGAGTAGCTGAGATGCTTGGACCAGTGGACTTCAACAAAGACATGAAGTTTTGGAAACTCTACAAATACAATGGATTCTTCCCAATTAGGTGGCATATAATAAAGGATGTTCCCAACACTCAATTTTGTCACATTCGTATCATCGTTGAAAACGAGAACAGGGATGTAACTTACACTAGGGACACACAAGAGGTAATTCTTAGTTCTCAGTGTTTAGGAGACAGATTGCTGCTTGTGTTTGATTAGGAGGAAAGTGTTTGTTGCAGCATAACCATGTGAAAAGACTATTTAGATCCTTTGTTAAACTGCAACTTCCTTAAACATGTGCTTATATGGTTTGCAGATTGCACTAAAGCAGGGCTTGGAGATGCTGAATATCTTCAAAAGCTATTCTGCCAAGACATCTCTACTAGATGATTATGACTTCTATGAGAACCGAGAGAAATTACTTTGTTCAGATAAAAGATCCAAGGGTAAGTTTGATGGTTTATTCTAGCTTCTTATGAAAAGCATAAACCAATTTTTCACTTTgctaaactaataaaaagttcAGGTAGTTTTGTTATTAGCttttaaaagtgaaaaagagtGCCTTTTAGAGTTAGTTTGTGCTCAGCTCTTCAAAGTTAAAAAACCACTCATGTTATTTTACATTCTTACTTTTGTATACAATCTTATCAGCTATTGGAGGATCAGAACAATATCGAAGCAAGCCTAAGCTTACAATCCCAGGACCGGAAGGATATGGGTATGACAGTTACCAAGTAAGTTCCATGTTTGCTGAATGGAATGATTCTCATTCACATTTGCAATTGGAGCATTAGTATGTGAATTGCAGTATTTAAAGTTAATCACAGGTGTGATTTTGTAATGCCATGTTGCTACATTAGTTATTAGTTCCTGATTTGCATGCTATAGCAACTTCTTTTGGGTAAATTTACTTGGGCTTTTGTAACAAGTTGTCTGTTAATTTTCAGCAGAATACTGCCAAAGCAGGAGAGAAGAAAATAGGAATGCAATCAAGTGATACTCAAGAAGATAACATAGTCTCTCTTACAAAGCAACTTTTTCTAAATTCCTCTGGCAAAAATAGCTAGATTATTAGGATAACAAAGACTTTCTTGTTTATTTCTTCATTTTTGGTGTAATATCCCCTTGTTCAATGTTCATGAGTATCTTTGTGATTTTGTCTAATTAAATTGTTTTATACCTGTGATTTTGTCTAATTAAATTGTTTTATACCTATGATTATGTTAACATTATTATGTGCATGATTGGCCTTAGCACTTTGTGAAGCTTTTgtggataataataataataattttgctCCTAATTGGACAACCACATgaggaatatatatatatatatatatatatatatatctcacCTTACCATGAATTATATTAAGTTTATTTATATTTGGAGATCTCTTGATTATtttatccaaatttttttatattctttcttttttcaatgacttatctatcttttatttaatttactcTTTTGACAATATGTCTTTTTGTCACACATTTAAATTATCACAAATGAGATTATGCAATTTTTGCAGCATTTTAACTTTTCCTCTTATTtccttgttttttattttgtctatTTATGTATATTCATTCATTTGTCTATggaaaagtatgaggagccaatgaaaTAGTTGTACAATGTATACAATAGAAGTTTagggagtattagagatataattattagtgttaccTTTTTCTATCAGCTGaagtttttgggatgagtggtatcatgacatagTATTAGAGCGCTAGATTTTAAGTTTTTgggaagatgtttattatccctagtACTTGGATTGTTATTCTAGATAGTATTGGGgatgttcattttgtaattcaataggtacacattgtataaatagtCTATTGTCTCCCTAGCGGGATCCTTTGTCTATATATGTTTATTTTGACTATGTTAACTTTTTTtgtatttactttttattattcttaacgTATACTATTAGCTAATGTAAcgaaaatatgaaaaaaatatatattattttcttgtttcataaaatttgaaatactTACGCATTTTGACTAATCTGCCTTATAATTTAGGGTAAAAAACATAAACAAGCCAAGGAGAAAATAATTTGACACAAATAAGccaaagaaaaatttgattcatcaatcaatcaaagCACATTTCTATGTAGTTCGAACCAATATGGTTCGAACTCACTTTCCATGTAATTTGAACCAAACACATTGTAACCCATATcaacataattcgaaccaattaTGTTCGAATTACAATGAAAAAATAGTCACCAAGTAATTCGAACTaaattggttcgaattactaagAATTCGTTCCACACAGCAATTTAAGTTACAAACATAGTTTTCGCATCATGTCTTAATAAAACTCGTACAGTTATTTATTCCGGTGTGCATTAGACATACATTTCGTTTAAAACTGCGCAGACAGAACATATTCATTAACTAAAATCCCATTCAAAGTACATCGCACTAACGTTAACAAATTCTATCAGTCACCAACTACAAGTAAGAAAACCGATAATAGTGGAATCTAAACGCGAAATTGAAACAACAAAAGTACCAAAGCCACAAATACACCTAATCATGTTTCCGTGTGTGCTCTGCTTCTCCGAGCTGTGGGCAACTCCGACTTGTGTGGCCGGGCTGCCGACAAAGCCCACATCTCTTTGGCCAGTTCGGATCTGCCTCATCCATATTGATTCGTATCCGAGTGGACCTCGGACGACCCTCTCTCGCACGCCTCTTATTGGGGTCAGGGATGACAGTCGGCCCGTCATATGGTGGCCAGAAACCCTCCGGAATGGGAGGTGTGAAACCCATCCGATACACACTGAAGACCGAACTAAGACGATACACCTGGTGGACGTAAGGCTCCCATGTAAGCCGTGAGTAGGCACAGCATGCCAGTGCGTGGGGACACGGGAAATGAAGTGCCTGGAAGTATCCGCAGTCACATGTCTGAGATGCAAGCGAGACTCTGTAGCTACCCAGTGAGAAAGAACCAGTCGGAGTTGTCTCTATGACGGTAAACTCGGAGTTATCCCTATCGTACACAGTAACCGTGAAGCACCTAGCCGTCTTCAAGTTGGCCTCTATACACTTCACCAAGTGCTGACTAAATTGTTGTCCGGTTTCCATCTGCGCCTCAGCCTCTCTCCCTTTGCGAACAAATAATTCGACCAACCTTCCGTATGTTGCCTTCACTAGCGAGCACACATGAAGATTTCTGACACCTTTGAGGATCGAATTCACACACTCAGATATATTCGTCGTCATGTGTCCGAATCTACGCCCCTCATCACAATGTTGTGTCCACAACGAATACTCAATCCGGTTCGCCCAGTCACACATCGCCGGGTCTTCGGACCTAAGAAAATATCAAACCAGTAATGGAACTTGACCTCGGTCTTAGCATACGCCGTATTCACAAGTAGCCTCCTTACGTTTTTGCCCTTGAAGGTGAGGGCGAAATTTGCCGCAACATGTCGAATGCAGAATGTCCGGTATGCAGACGGAGGTAACCAGCCTCCGTCAGGAGCCTCAAGCACGGCCTTAATGCCGTTATGCCTGTCCGAGATAACCAGCAGACCCGGCTGCGGTGTCACATGCTCACGCATGTGGGAGAGAAAGAAGGACCACGACTCAGCATTCTCACCCTCGACTAATGTGAATGCAACAGGGAGTATGTTAGAGTTCCCGTCCTGTGCAATCGCGACAAGCAACGTTCCCCCATACTTGCCATACAGATGGGTCCCGTCAATACTAATTAGGGGCTTGCAATGACGGAATGCCTCGATACACGGTGAAAACGTCCAAAATAGTCTGTGAAAATAAGCTCGAGACTCATCCAACTGTCCACCGACACAAACTGGGCTCGTCCTTAGAACTGCAACAGTACCAGCCATCGTCAACTGGACTCCTAACACCCACTTTGGGAGCTCGTTGTACGACTCATCCCAGTCACCATAGATGAGGGCAACAGCCTTCTGGTTCGCCAACCAGACCCTCCTGTAAGTCGGCCTAAACCCAAAGTGTGTGGCGGTGGCATTTAGGAGCACCTTGATGCTGACGGATGCATCAGCCCTAACCATTGGCATAATGAATGTCGATATCACATGGTAATCCAAACTCCTATGGTCGCTGGAAATGGAGGTGGCGAGACAAGTATGTGGTCCGTTGTAACGTTTGACCTCCCAAACTCCCTTTCGCTGTCGGAGACTAAGCCGAATCAACCATGTGCACCCATTGCCGAACTCAGAACACTTGCCCACATACCGGCGATGGTCAGACTCCACGATCTTGTACTGTACCCCTCGACGGATGCTGTAAGTCTTGACACTTAAGAGGGCCTCTTCTTTATCCAAAAATTGCTGACCAACCTGAAACTCTGTCAGACCTGCAGACCCTTCAGCATCTCTAGCGCCAAATCCAACCGGCTGCCCAGGAACCCCCTCCTGCCTCATGGCATCCAAGTCCAAAGAGAAAAAATGTGGAGGGTACTGCTGCGTGCCAGAGCTAGAACCACCGCCCGCCCCAGCAGGCTCACTTGCTCCAACATCATCGCCACTGTCATCAGCAACCATATCCGGCTCGACATCATCGTCCTCTGGATCATCCAAGAATCTATCTCCAACCCCAGCCGGTACAGCACACTGTAAAGAGGTCCGCAGATATTCCCCTTCTCCGACCTCGTCGCCTACATTGCCGTTGAGATCAACAGCGAATGAAGGGGAGGCGACATGTTGGACGGGTGGCTCGTACGCAGGGACGGAGGAAGATGCAACGGCTGGTCTGGAGCTAGAACCGGCTACCATGGCTAAAGTGGTGGTATTCCGGTTCGAACCCCCGAGTTGGACACCGCGTCAACCAACTTTGCCAAAAGTTCTGGTGTCCTCACCTCTGAAAACTTTCGCCGACAATGAAACATGACCTGCAAGTCCTCATAACTCCCGATTGTGAAACAATTGTACTTCACGGTTTCCTGGAGCACCGTGATtggaatttgataaaaaaaacttCTTAACCTGTTTCACATCTTCTAGACCAAGTTTCAGCAGTACAGAGCTAATAAGGTCCTCATACCTCGTCGTAGGCCTGACGATAATACAGAGAGGATCCTTATCAGTGAAGTTCACACCGGAACGAGTTTTCCTCTTAATGGATCCTCTGTGGTGAACCAACACTAcaaaactctcctcactagccatctTACCTCTCCTCTAATGATAGCAACTCACGTTCACACTATATATATACAGGTCTGGTCCtcactaattcgaaccagcctaGTACGAAATATGATCTGTGTAAATCGAACTAAGCTGGTTCAAATTACTTaatgtgtgtaattcgaacctaaTTGGTTCGAATTATTGAGTTAGAGTTCGAACCaaattggttcgaattatgttgATATGGGTTACaatgtgtaattcgaacctgtttggttcgaattacatgaaAAGTGAGTTTGAACCAATTTGGTTTGAACTACATAGAAATGTGCTTTGGCTCATTCGTGAAGCAATTTTCAATT
This window contains:
- the LOC130974425 gene encoding uncharacterized protein LOC130974425, whose amino-acid sequence is MVAGSSSRPAVASSSVPAYEPPVQHVASPSFAVDLNGNVGDEVGEGEYLRTSLQCAVPAGVGDRFLDDPEDDDVEPDMVADDSGDDVGASEPAGAGGGSSSGTQQYPPHFFSLDLDAMRQEGVPGQPVGFGARDAEGSAGLTEFQVGQQFLDKEEALLSVKTYSIRRGVQYKIVESDHRRYVGKCSEFGNGCTWLIRLSLRQRKGVWEVKRYNGPHTCLATSISSDHRSLDYHVISTFIMPMVRADASVSIKVLLNATATHFGFRPTYRRVWLANQKAVALIYGDWDESYNELPKWVLGVQLTMAGTVAVLRTSPVCVGGQLDESRAYFHRLFWTFSPCIEAFRHCKPLISIDGTHLYGKYGGTLLVAIAQDGNSNILPVAFTLVEGENAESWSFFLSHMREHVTPQPGLLVISDRHNGIKAVLEAPDGGWLPPSAYRTFCIRHVAANFALTFKGKNVRRLLVNTAYAKTEVKFHYWFDIFLGPKTRRCVTGRTGLSIRCGHNIVMRGVDSDT
- the LOC130973096 gene encoding uncharacterized protein LOC130973096 isoform X1, with the protein product MSSTPSVSHLHNSLCETTGTGAAKPNHQQHDGEDVVLMKDEIPSDFTSVSSSEDVNAGFTDTNVLETQPCSSSVSISAGLQNKTANGSVMAESNPNHSGLANPNSSDFATRNSYLTRTLLQAAADVERLNKTLRSNSRAGSLPRTCNNGKYSLGTNQRCHTFSPSNNRTKGSPAFSSANYRANSIPSVSSVNDRLALPPAKNRTNEIVSTVNDRSLLLDKSRSEEYEMPTPLTRGPRGSYTGFLLQSSTTKNDFAITICRDKYNLPDFQTEYETAKFYVIKSFNEDDIHKSIKYDVWTSTSYGNKKLNDAFRSAEAKSIQTRTKCPVFLFFSVNASRQFVGVAEMLGPVDFNKDMKFWKLYKYNGFFPIRWHIIKDVPNTQFCHIRIIVENENRDVTYTRDTQEIALKQGLEMLNIFKSYSAKTSLLDDYDFYENREKLLCSDKRSKAIGGSEQYRSKPKLTIPGPEGYGYDSYQQNTAKAGEKKIGMQSSDTQEDNIVSLTKQLFLNSSGKNS
- the LOC130973096 gene encoding uncharacterized protein LOC130973096 isoform X3: MSSTPSVSHLHNSLCETTGTGAAKPNHQQHDGEDVVLMKDEIPSDFTSVSSSEDVNAGFTDTNVLETQPCSSSVSISAGLQNKTANGSVMAESNPNHSGLANPNSSDFATRNSYLTRTLLQAAADVERLNKTLRSNSRAGSLPRTCNNGKYSLGTNQRCHTFSPSNNRTKGSPAFSSANYRANSIPSVSSVNDRLALPPAKNRTNEIVSTVNDRSLLLDKSRSEEYEMPTPLTRGPRGSYTGFLLQSSTTKNDFAITICRDKYNLPDFQTEYETAKFYVIKSFNEDDIHKSIKYDVWTSTSYGNKKLNDAFRSAEAKSIQTRTKCPVFLFFSVNASRQFVGVAEMLGPVDFNKDMKFWKLYKYNGFFPIRWHIIKDVPNTQFCHIRIIVENENRDVTYTRDTQEIALKQGLEMLNIFKSYSAKTSLLDDYDFYENREKLLCSDKRSKAIGGSEQYRSKPKLTIPGPEGYGYDSYQVSSMFAEWNDSHSHLQLEH
- the LOC130973096 gene encoding uncharacterized protein LOC130973096 isoform X2, with product MSSTPSVSHLHNSLCETTGTGAAKPNHQQHDGEDVVLMKDEIPSDFTSVSSSEDVNAGFTDTNVLETQPCSSSVSISAGLQNKTANGSVMAESNPNHSGLANPNSSDFATRNSYLTRTLLQAAADVERLNKTLRSNSRAGSLPRTCNNGKYSLGTNQRCHTFSPSNNRTKGSPAFSSANYRANSIPSVSSVNDRLALPPAKNRTNEIVSTVNDRSLLLDKSRSEEYEMPTPLTRGPRGSYTGFLLQSSTTKNDFAITICRDKYNLPDFQTEYETAKFYVIKSFNEDDIHKSIKYDVWTSTSYGNKKLNDAFRSAEAKSIQTRTKCPVFLFFSVNASRQFVGVAEMLGPVDFNKDMKFWKLYKYNGFFPIRWHIIKDVPNTQFCHIRIIVENENRDVTYTRDTQEIALKQGLEMLNIFKSYSAKTSLLDDYDFYENREKLLCSDKRSKAIGGSEQYRSKPKLTIPGPEGYGYDSYQNTAKAGEKKIGMQSSDTQEDNIVSLTKQLFLNSSGKNS